The following are from one region of the Pelagibius sp. CAU 1746 genome:
- a CDS encoding adenylate/guanylate cyclase domain-containing protein, whose product MTEPASGGGAANRRAREAAACRGWRPTIAGVLISGFGLLVLVAVSAVLLVALGTAQKNTVALLRQTADAAVAGLIDRIDIHLGAARDQSEFLARIIAEGDIDPGDRGQLGDAMLGALAAAPQVTGMGFFTQEGWSLRVGRDADGILRLYEKSESDPEIRRLVAATSSETPTQWGGVFWVPSLQQPHLAVTTPVVHQGRYIGVVSSVVSVQALSIFVDNYALQTGVHPFILYGRDKVLADPALIDGGKGLGLDSDKPLPGLDEIGDPLLAALWSDDRRPLDLLKGFNGSLLGHWRPLPDDEVYYLYRVVGGYGPRQLYMGVYVRGSEIDSSETDRLVLASWVGLTILVLSLLIAVVLGRKIARPVRDLAEAARAVSTFDFRSVLPAKGSAFRELDSAAGAFNSMLSGLRWFETYVPRSLVLRLIQLGEGGVESEERQVTVIFTDIVGFTAASQALTPRETADFLNHHFALLAAEIEATGGTLDKYIGDSVMAFWGAPDDQPDHGERACRAALAIDAALKRDNRARTAEGLPPVRIRIGIHSGPAIVGNIGAPGRVNYTLIGDTVNVANRLEAFGKEAGADGQAATILLSEATRELLGPAWRVEDLGAHQMRGRAGKISVFRLRGEGVPPAPGGGGPLP is encoded by the coding sequence ATGACCGAACCAGCATCCGGCGGCGGCGCGGCCAACCGCAGAGCGCGTGAAGCGGCGGCCTGCCGCGGCTGGCGGCCGACCATCGCCGGGGTGCTGATCTCCGGCTTCGGGCTGCTGGTGCTGGTGGCGGTCTCGGCGGTCCTGCTTGTCGCGCTCGGCACGGCACAGAAGAACACCGTCGCCCTGCTGCGCCAGACCGCCGATGCGGCGGTCGCCGGCCTTATCGACCGGATCGACATCCATCTGGGCGCGGCGCGCGACCAGTCGGAGTTTCTTGCCCGGATCATTGCGGAGGGCGACATCGATCCCGGCGACCGCGGCCAGTTGGGCGATGCCATGCTGGGGGCGCTGGCCGCCGCGCCGCAGGTCACCGGCATGGGGTTCTTCACGCAGGAGGGTTGGTCGCTGCGGGTCGGCCGCGACGCCGACGGCATCCTGCGCCTCTACGAGAAGTCGGAGAGCGACCCGGAGATCCGGCGGCTGGTCGCTGCGACCAGCAGCGAAACGCCCACGCAGTGGGGCGGGGTTTTCTGGGTGCCTTCGCTGCAGCAGCCGCACTTGGCCGTGACCACGCCGGTCGTCCACCAGGGGCGCTACATCGGCGTCGTCTCCTCCGTGGTCTCGGTGCAGGCCCTGTCGATCTTCGTCGACAACTACGCCCTGCAGACCGGGGTCCATCCCTTCATCCTCTATGGGCGCGACAAGGTGCTGGCGGACCCCGCCCTGATCGACGGCGGCAAGGGACTGGGACTGGATTCCGACAAGCCGCTGCCGGGCCTGGACGAAATCGGCGACCCTCTGCTTGCGGCCTTGTGGAGCGACGACCGGCGGCCCTTGGACCTGCTGAAAGGTTTCAACGGCTCGCTGCTCGGCCATTGGCGTCCCCTGCCGGACGATGAGGTCTACTACCTCTACCGGGTCGTCGGCGGCTACGGCCCCCGGCAGCTCTATATGGGGGTCTACGTCCGCGGCAGCGAGATCGATTCCTCGGAGACCGACCGTCTGGTGCTGGCGAGCTGGGTCGGGCTGACCATCCTGGTGCTGTCCCTGCTTATCGCGGTGGTGCTGGGCCGCAAGATCGCGCGGCCGGTGCGCGACTTGGCGGAGGCGGCACGGGCGGTCAGCACCTTCGATTTCCGCAGCGTGCTTCCGGCCAAGGGCAGCGCCTTTCGCGAGCTCGACAGCGCCGCCGGGGCCTTCAACTCCATGCTCTCCGGCCTGCGCTGGTTCGAGACCTACGTGCCGCGCAGCCTGGTGCTGCGGCTTATCCAGCTTGGCGAGGGCGGCGTCGAGTCGGAGGAGCGGCAGGTCACGGTGATCTTCACCGACATCGTCGGCTTCACCGCCGCCAGCCAGGCGCTGACGCCGCGCGAGACGGCCGATTTCCTGAACCACCACTTCGCTTTGCTGGCCGCCGAGATCGAGGCCACCGGCGGCACCCTCGACAAGTACATCGGCGATTCCGTCATGGCCTTCTGGGGCGCGCCGGACGACCAGCCGGATCACGGCGAGCGTGCCTGCCGGGCGGCGCTGGCCATCGACGCGGCGCTGAAACGCGACAACCGCGCGCGGACGGCGGAGGGTCTGCCGCCGGTGCGTATCCGCATCGGCATCCACTCCGGCCCGGCCATCGTCGGCAACATCGGCGCGCCGGGACGGGTGAACTACACCTTGATCGGGGACACGGTGAACGTCGCCAACCGGCTGGAAGCCTTCGGCAAGGAGGCCGGGGCCGACGGGCAGGCGGCGACCATCCTGCTGTCGGAGGCGACGCGCGAACTGCTGGGCCCGGCCTGGCGGGTGGAGGATCTGGGGGCGCACCAGATGCGCGGGCGCGCCGGCAAGATCAGCGTCTTCCGGCTGCGCGGCGAAGGGGTGCCGCCCGCGCCTGGCGGCGGCGGTCCGCTCCCCTAG
- a CDS encoding DUF938 domain-containing protein, whose translation MSDNSVPPSAKTRGNPAGEPGGISGGGHLHAPATQRNRVPIAQVLATWLPPEVQAGGRVLEVASGSGEHALYFAGRFPGLIWLPSDPEPASRASIAAYRDDHLAAGGPGSLAPPLDLDATRPDWLAPAGPLDGPVDAVVCCNMIHIAPWPAAEGLVAGASRVLNAGGGLFLYGPFKRGGAHTAPSNEAFDASLRARNPAWGVRDLEAVAALAAGAGFAAPRIAELPANNLAVWFVKQS comes from the coding sequence ATGTCCGACAACAGCGTTCCGCCCAGTGCGAAAACGCGTGGGAACCCGGCCGGGGAACCGGGCGGGATTTCCGGCGGCGGCCATCTGCACGCGCCCGCGACGCAGCGCAACCGCGTGCCGATCGCGCAGGTCCTGGCCACATGGCTGCCGCCCGAGGTCCAGGCCGGCGGGCGGGTGCTGGAGGTGGCCAGCGGCAGCGGCGAGCACGCGCTCTACTTCGCGGGCCGCTTTCCCGGATTGATCTGGCTGCCCAGCGATCCGGAGCCGGCAAGCCGGGCCAGCATCGCCGCCTACCGCGACGACCATCTGGCGGCCGGCGGCCCCGGCAGCCTGGCGCCGCCGCTCGACCTCGACGCCACCCGGCCGGACTGGCTGGCGCCGGCCGGGCCGCTGGACGGGCCCGTCGACGCGGTGGTCTGCTGCAACATGATCCACATCGCGCCCTGGCCGGCGGCCGAGGGTCTGGTCGCCGGGGCGTCGCGGGTTCTGAACGCGGGCGGCGGCCTCTTCCTCTACGGGCCGTTCAAACGCGGCGGCGCCCATACCGCCCCCTCGAACGAGGCCTTCGACGCCTCACTGCGTGCCCGCAACCCGGCCTGGGGGGTGCGCGACCTGGAGGCCGTGGCCGCACTGGCGGCCGGGGCCGGCTTCGCCGCGCCGCGGATCGCCGAGCTGCCCGCCAACAACCTGGCCGTCTGGTTCGTCAAGCAAAGCTAG
- a CDS encoding M48 family metalloprotease — MSGFLMSGFSKLGRLRGLIAALLLLPLLAACATAPGTGRTIFTGGLSEEGEAEMGREQHPKVVAEYGGAYADPELNRYVTSVGDFLAKTSERPDLDFTFTILDTPIVNAFALPGGYVYVTRGLLALANSEAELAGVLGHEIGHVTARHTAERYGQTVAANIAGVGLGVLLGGEAAQAGGAVGALVLRSYSRDQEFESDMLGGRYLARAGYDTAGMAGFLTQLQAHSRLEAELAGQPEKADAFNIMQTHPRTADRIERALAQSGAQPVDEPLVARNLYFSKIDGMIYGDKADEGYIRGRSFAHPKLKFAFEVPAGFRLYNQPQAVIARDGEGKAAIQFDRAPKPYSGSMTDYLTRVWGAKVSLGGVEALTINGMPAATGTLSGNGKDYRLLAVRYDSRVIYRFLFLSASDRTAALNRPFRETTYSFRKLSDAEAAALKPRRLRIYQVQSGDTASRIAARMPFGAENLQRFLVLNGLSRDSALRAGDKVKIVVE; from the coding sequence ATGTCCGGCTTCTTGATGTCCGGCTTCTCGAAGCTGGGCCGGCTGCGCGGCCTGATCGCCGCGCTGCTGCTGCTGCCGCTGCTGGCGGCCTGCGCCACCGCGCCGGGCACCGGGCGCACCATCTTCACCGGCGGCCTCTCCGAGGAGGGCGAGGCGGAGATGGGCCGCGAGCAGCACCCCAAGGTGGTCGCCGAGTACGGCGGCGCCTACGCCGATCCGGAACTGAACCGCTACGTGACCAGCGTCGGCGACTTTCTGGCCAAGACCTCCGAGCGCCCCGACCTCGACTTCACCTTCACCATCCTCGACACCCCCATCGTCAATGCCTTCGCCCTGCCCGGCGGCTACGTCTACGTGACGCGCGGGCTGCTGGCCCTGGCCAACAGCGAGGCGGAGCTGGCCGGCGTGCTGGGTCACGAGATCGGCCACGTGACGGCGCGCCACACCGCAGAGCGCTACGGCCAGACCGTGGCCGCCAACATCGCCGGGGTCGGCCTGGGCGTGCTGCTGGGCGGCGAGGCCGCGCAGGCCGGCGGCGCCGTGGGCGCGCTGGTGCTGCGCAGCTATTCGCGCGACCAGGAGTTCGAGTCGGACATGCTGGGCGGGCGCTATCTGGCGCGCGCCGGCTACGACACCGCGGGCATGGCCGGCTTCCTCACGCAACTCCAGGCGCACAGCCGCCTGGAAGCGGAGCTCGCCGGCCAGCCGGAAAAGGCCGACGCCTTCAACATCATGCAGACCCATCCGCGCACCGCCGACCGCATCGAACGCGCCCTGGCGCAGTCCGGCGCGCAGCCGGTCGACGAACCGCTGGTGGCGCGGAACCTCTACTTCAGCAAGATCGACGGCATGATCTACGGCGACAAGGCGGACGAGGGCTACATCCGCGGCCGCAGCTTCGCCCATCCCAAGCTGAAGTTCGCCTTCGAGGTGCCGGCCGGCTTCCGCCTCTACAACCAGCCCCAGGCGGTCATCGCGCGCGACGGGGAAGGCAAGGCGGCGATCCAGTTCGACCGCGCGCCCAAGCCCTACAGCGGTTCGATGACCGACTATCTGACGCGGGTCTGGGGCGCCAAGGTGAGCCTCGGCGGCGTCGAGGCGCTCACCATCAACGGCATGCCGGCGGCGACCGGCACGCTCTCCGGCAACGGCAAGGATTACCGCCTGCTGGCGGTGCGCTACGACAGCCGCGTCATCTACCGCTTCCTCTTCCTCTCCGCCTCCGACCGCACGGCGGCTCTGAACCGCCCGTTCCGCGAGACCACCTACAGCTTCCGCAAGCTCTCCGACGCCGAGGCCGCGGCCCTGAAGCCGCGGCGCCTCCGCATCTACCAGGTGCAGTCCGGCGATACGGCCTCGCGCATCGCCGCGCGCATGCCCTTCGGCGCGGAGAACCTGCAGCGCTTCCTGGTGCTCAACGGCCTCAGCCGGGACTCGGCGCTGCGGGCCGGGGACAAAGTCAAGATCGTGGTCGAATAG
- the fdxA gene encoding ferredoxin FdxA, whose translation MTYVVTEACIKCKYMDCVEVCPVDCFYEGENMLVIHPDECIDCGVCEPECPPEAIVPDTDPQAETWLELNRDYSDNKWPNITRKGEAPADADAHRDEADKYKKYFSDKPGNTDG comes from the coding sequence ATGACCTATGTCGTCACCGAAGCCTGCATCAAGTGCAAGTACATGGATTGTGTCGAAGTCTGCCCCGTGGACTGCTTCTACGAGGGGGAGAACATGCTTGTGATCCACCCCGACGAGTGCATCGACTGCGGCGTCTGCGAGCCGGAGTGCCCGCCCGAGGCCATCGTGCCCGATACCGACCCTCAGGCGGAAACCTGGCTGGAGTTGAACCGGGACTACTCGGACAACAAGTGGCCGAACATCACCCGCAAGGGCGAGGCGCCGGCCGACGCCGACGCGCACCGCGACGAGGCCGACAAGTATAAGAAATACTTCTCCGACAAGCCCGGCAATACCGACGGCTGA
- a CDS encoding RNA-binding S4 domain-containing protein, whose amino-acid sequence MSDAGSPQDSANPASPDQASLRADKWLWFARFFKSRSLATQICQAGKLRLSGQGVIKAHTKVKVGDVLTFPQARHIRVIKVLALGTRRGPASEAQALYEDLKPPEAESRLPKGTPDALATAQREPGSGRPTKRDRRALEKLRDNE is encoded by the coding sequence ATGAGCGACGCCGGCAGCCCTCAGGACAGCGCCAACCCGGCGAGCCCCGATCAAGCCAGCCTGCGCGCCGACAAGTGGCTGTGGTTCGCCCGCTTCTTCAAGAGCCGCAGCCTCGCCACCCAGATCTGTCAGGCCGGCAAGCTGCGCCTCTCCGGCCAGGGCGTGATCAAGGCCCACACCAAGGTGAAGGTGGGCGACGTCCTGACCTTTCCCCAGGCGCGCCACATCCGCGTCATCAAGGTGCTGGCGCTCGGCACCCGCCGCGGCCCGGCCAGCGAAGCGCAGGCGCTCTACGAAGACCTGAAGCCGCCGGAAGCCGAAAGCCGCCTGCCCAAGGGCACGCCCGACGCCCTCGCTACGGCGCAACGCGAGCCGGGGAGCGGCCGCCCCACCAAGCGCGACCGCCGCGCCTTGGAGAAGCTGCGCGACAACGAATAG
- a CDS encoding RNA polymerase factor sigma-32, with translation MPQFEDSQAQRAQARFIRQSMAEPLLSRDREYHLARSWREDGNEDSLQELIRAYTRLVVSLAAKFRNYGLPMSDLIQEGTLGLLQAASRFEPERNVRFSTYASWWIRSAMQDFILRNWSIVRTGTTASQKTLFFNFRRLRARIEEASGRPFDDDGRQAVAEELSVPLADVNHMEGRLAVADQSLNVRIGEDGETEWQDQLTDERANPEDLVISIHDGLTRSEWIEQALLELSQREQAIIRARRLSDDSATLEELGQALGVSKERVRQLEQRALQKMKSLLLERVGRPADLFAEV, from the coding sequence ATGCCTCAATTCGAAGACTCGCAGGCTCAGAGGGCCCAGGCCCGGTTCATCCGGCAGTCCATGGCCGAGCCCCTGCTTTCCCGCGACAGGGAATACCACCTCGCCCGGTCCTGGCGCGAAGACGGCAACGAGGATTCCCTGCAGGAGCTGATCCGCGCCTACACGCGCCTGGTGGTCTCCCTGGCCGCCAAGTTCCGCAACTACGGCCTGCCGATGAGCGACCTGATCCAGGAAGGCACGCTGGGCCTGCTGCAGGCCGCCAGCCGCTTCGAGCCGGAGCGCAACGTCCGCTTTTCGACCTACGCCTCCTGGTGGATCCGCTCGGCCATGCAGGACTTCATCCTGCGCAACTGGTCGATCGTGCGCACCGGCACCACGGCATCGCAGAAGACCTTGTTCTTCAACTTCCGCCGCCTGCGCGCGCGCATCGAGGAAGCCTCGGGCCGCCCCTTCGACGACGACGGCCGTCAGGCCGTCGCCGAGGAGCTCTCGGTGCCGCTGGCCGACGTGAACCACATGGAAGGCCGCCTGGCCGTTGCCGACCAATCGCTGAACGTGCGCATCGGCGAGGACGGCGAGACCGAATGGCAGGACCAATTGACCGACGAGCGCGCCAATCCGGAAGACCTGGTGATCTCCATCCACGACGGCCTGACCCGCAGCGAGTGGATCGAGCAGGCCCTGCTGGAACTGAGCCAGCGCGAGCAGGCCATCATCCGCGCCCGCCGCCTGAGCGACGACTCGGCGACCCTGGAGGAGTTGGGCCAGGCTCTCGGCGTCAGCAAGGAGCGGGTGCGCCAGCTCGAGCAGCGCGCGCTGCAGAAGATGAAGAGCCTGCTGCTGGAGCGGGTCGGCCGCCCGGCGGACTTGTTCGCGGAAGTCTGA
- a CDS encoding CarD family transcriptional regulator, giving the protein MAKSEYGEGDYVVYPTHGVGRVLGIETQEVGDITLDLIVIKFEKDRMTLRVPVEKAANSGLRKLSSRKMMDTALTTLKGRSRAKRTMWSRRAQEYEAKINSGDPVSIAEVVRDLHRSADQPDQSYSERQMYQAALDRLARELAAVEKIDETAAALKLEKMLAA; this is encoded by the coding sequence ATGGCAAAGAGCGAATACGGTGAAGGCGATTACGTAGTTTACCCGACCCACGGCGTCGGCCGTGTGCTGGGGATCGAGACGCAGGAAGTCGGCGACATTACTCTCGACCTGATCGTCATCAAGTTCGAAAAGGACCGCATGACCCTGCGGGTGCCGGTGGAAAAGGCCGCGAATTCCGGCCTGCGCAAGCTGTCCAGCCGCAAGATGATGGACACCGCGCTGACCACCCTGAAGGGGCGCAGCCGCGCCAAGCGCACCATGTGGAGCCGCCGCGCGCAGGAATACGAAGCCAAGATCAATTCCGGCGATCCGGTGTCCATCGCCGAGGTGGTGCGCGACCTGCACCGCAGCGCCGACCAGCCGGATCAGTCCTACAGCGAACGCCAGATGTATCAGGCGGCTCTCGACCGCCTGGCCCGCGAGCTGGCCGCCGTCGAGAAGATCGACGAAACCGCCGCGGCCCTGAAGCTGGAAAAGATGCTCGCCGCCTAA
- a CDS encoding sulfite exporter TauE/SafE family protein — protein sequence MPDAAALAAIAAVFLLAGTVKGVVGFGLPTVALALLAVAFGVPQAMALMLAPAFVSNIWQSVAGGGAVQVLRRIWPFLLAAGLFIFLGALALTRVDLRWLSALLGAVLIVYAAVSLAGLHLRLTARQARWAGPLIGAVNGVLTGMTGSYVVPGVLYLQGIGLPRDQLIQAMGMLFLTSTLALGLALGGNDLLNAELGLLSAAALAPALIGMALGQRLRRRLPEPLFRKVFFAALLLLGAYIIARAL from the coding sequence ATGCCCGACGCCGCCGCCCTTGCCGCCATCGCCGCCGTCTTCCTGCTCGCCGGCACGGTGAAGGGGGTGGTCGGCTTCGGCCTGCCCACCGTCGCCCTGGCGCTGCTGGCCGTCGCGTTCGGCGTGCCGCAGGCCATGGCCCTGATGCTGGCGCCGGCTTTCGTCTCCAATATCTGGCAGTCGGTCGCCGGCGGCGGCGCGGTTCAGGTGCTGCGCCGCATCTGGCCCTTTCTGCTGGCCGCCGGCCTCTTCATCTTTCTGGGCGCCCTGGCGCTGACGCGCGTCGACCTGCGCTGGCTCTCCGCCCTGCTGGGCGCCGTGCTGATCGTCTACGCAGCGGTCAGTCTCGCCGGGCTGCACTTGCGCCTCACCGCCAGGCAGGCCCGCTGGGCCGGCCCCCTGATCGGCGCGGTGAACGGCGTGCTGACCGGCATGACGGGATCCTACGTAGTGCCTGGCGTGCTCTACCTGCAGGGCATCGGCCTGCCCCGCGACCAGCTGATCCAGGCCATGGGCATGCTGTTCCTCACCTCCACCCTGGCGCTGGGCCTGGCGCTGGGCGGCAACGACCTGCTGAACGCCGAACTGGGCCTGCTGTCCGCCGCGGCTCTGGCGCCGGCCCTGATCGGCATGGCGCTGGGCCAGAGGCTGCGCCGGCGCCTGCCGGAGCCGCTGTTCCGCAAGGTCTTCTTCGCCGCGCTGCTGCTGCTCGGCGCCTACATCATCGCCCGCGCGCTGTGA
- a CDS encoding TerB family tellurite resistance protein: MLQKLKALWGERSGADNAAGGHADKLQLATAALLIEAAEMDADFGAEERATITELVERRFGLSAEESRALVRAASDKVQQSVEVFGFTREIKNAFSPEERIEMMEMLWEVAYADGALHDLEANLMRRLAGLLHVSDRDSGLARKRVLTRLGLED; encoded by the coding sequence GTGCTTCAGAAACTGAAAGCTTTATGGGGCGAACGTTCGGGCGCGGACAACGCGGCCGGCGGCCACGCCGACAAGCTGCAGCTGGCGACCGCCGCGCTGCTGATCGAAGCCGCCGAGATGGACGCCGACTTCGGTGCCGAGGAGCGGGCCACGATCACCGAACTGGTGGAGCGCCGCTTCGGCCTCAGCGCCGAGGAGAGCCGGGCGCTGGTCCGGGCGGCCAGCGACAAGGTTCAGCAGTCGGTCGAGGTCTTCGGCTTCACTCGTGAGATCAAGAACGCCTTCTCGCCGGAAGAGCGGATCGAGATGATGGAAATGCTGTGGGAAGTCGCCTACGCCGACGGCGCGCTGCACGACCTCGAGGCGAACCTGATGCGTCGCCTGGCCGGTCTGCTGCACGTCAGCGACCGCGACAGCGGACTGGCGCGTAAGCGCGTGCTGACCCGGCTAGGCCTGGAGGACTGA
- a CDS encoding FAD-binding oxidoreductase translates to MSTPQPIPPYPRSYYVATARELHTAPPLEGEVACDVCVVGGGFTGIATALHLAERGYKVVVLEAQRVGWGASGRNGGQLSGGQRVDPESMEKIVGKDRARLLWELGEESKALVKQRIARHGIACDLKPGIIHAGIKPSHAKEMQDHARSLRDDYGYQHIRALSREELRELVACDGYHGGALDTDAGHLHPLNYVLGLARAARQAGAAIHEMSPALEIVRRDGKPAVRTAAGRVSAGFLVLACNGHLDKLAPPITSTIMPINNFVIATEPLGETRARTLIANDAAVADSKYVIDYYRFSADHRLLFGGGESYRMNYPRDIAGLVRKCMLRVFPQLADVAVDYAWGGKVAITMNRLPAFGRLEKDVFYAQGFSGQGVALTTLAGKVIAEAIAGQAERFDVFAEIPTPRFPGGALLRWPSLVVGMLYYSLRDKL, encoded by the coding sequence GTGAGCACGCCGCAGCCGATCCCGCCCTATCCCCGCTCCTACTACGTGGCCACCGCCAGGGAGCTGCACACCGCCCCGCCGCTGGAGGGCGAGGTCGCCTGCGACGTCTGCGTCGTCGGTGGCGGCTTTACCGGCATCGCCACGGCTCTCCACCTGGCCGAGCGCGGCTACAAGGTGGTGGTGCTGGAGGCCCAGCGCGTCGGCTGGGGCGCCTCCGGGCGCAACGGCGGACAGCTTTCCGGCGGCCAGCGCGTCGATCCGGAAAGCATGGAAAAGATCGTCGGCAAGGACCGCGCGCGCCTGCTGTGGGAACTGGGCGAGGAGTCGAAGGCGCTGGTGAAACAGCGCATCGCCCGCCACGGCATCGCCTGCGACCTGAAACCGGGCATCATTCACGCCGGCATCAAGCCGTCGCACGCCAAGGAGATGCAGGACCACGCGCGATCCCTGCGCGACGACTACGGCTACCAGCACATCCGCGCGCTCAGCCGCGAGGAACTGCGCGAGCTGGTCGCCTGCGACGGCTACCACGGCGGCGCGCTGGACACGGACGCCGGGCACCTGCATCCGCTGAACTACGTCCTCGGGCTCGCCCGGGCGGCGCGGCAGGCGGGGGCGGCGATCCACGAAATGTCGCCGGCGCTGGAGATCGTCCGGCGGGACGGCAAGCCGGCGGTGCGCACGGCCGCGGGCCGGGTGTCGGCCGGCTTTCTGGTGCTGGCCTGCAACGGCCACCTGGACAAGCTGGCGCCGCCGATCACCTCCACCATCATGCCGATCAACAATTTCGTCATCGCGACGGAACCGCTGGGCGAGACCCGCGCCCGTACCCTCATCGCCAACGACGCGGCGGTGGCCGACAGCAAATACGTGATCGACTATTACCGCTTCTCCGCCGACCACCGCCTGCTGTTCGGCGGCGGCGAGAGCTATCGCATGAACTATCCGCGGGATATCGCCGGGCTGGTGCGCAAATGCATGCTGCGCGTCTTTCCGCAACTGGCCGACGTCGCCGTCGACTATGCCTGGGGCGGCAAGGTGGCCATCACCATGAACCGCCTTCCGGCCTTCGGGCGTCTGGAGAAGGACGTTTTCTATGCCCAGGGCTTCTCGGGGCAGGGCGTGGCCCTGACCACGCTGGCGGGCAAGGTCATCGCGGAAGCCATCGCCGGCCAGGCCGAGCGTTTCGACGTCTTCGCCGAGATCCCGACGCCGCGCTTTCCCGGCGGCGCCTTGCTGCGCTGGCCCAGCCTCGTCGTCGGCATGCTGTACTACTCGCTGCGCGACAAGCTTTAG